The following are encoded in a window of Scophthalmus maximus strain ysfricsl-2021 chromosome 6, ASM2237912v1, whole genome shotgun sequence genomic DNA:
- the ndufaf3 gene encoding NADH dehydrogenase [ubiquinone] 1 alpha subcomplex assembly factor 3 → MSGVVCNRVLQRATQRCLFSSRAVPSFSSPFLSRAHRLGPSDDDMYQRTSVSVMQREPGSGIMIHSYSSHGFNIDGNRVFGPCALLPPAILQWNVGSYKDITEESVSLFHMLVPRIEILVLGTGARLERIDPSVLALLKSKGIAVEVQDTPNACATFNFLTSERRVTAAGLIPPPVSTALDVMWE, encoded by the exons ATGTCCGGTGTGGTGTGTAACAGAGTCCTTCAGAGAGCAACGCAGCgatgtctcttctcctccagggCAGTTCCCTCGTTCTCCAG CCCATTTCTGTCTCGTGCTCACAGATTGGGACCCAGTGATGATGATATGTACCAGCGAACCTCGGTATCCGTCATGCAGAGGGAGCCTGGCAGTGGGATCATGATCCACAGCTACAGTTCCCATGGATTCAACATCGATGGAAATAGGGTGTTTGGACCCTGTGCTCTGCTGCCTCCTGCGATCCTGCAGTGGAAT GTTGGCAGTTATAAAGACATCACAGAGGAAAGTGTCTCACTCTTCCACATGCTTGTACCAAgaatag AGATTCTTGTGCTGGGCACAGGGGCACGACTCGAACGAATCGACCCCTCAGTCCTCGCTCTGCTCAAGAGTAAAGGCATCGCTGTGGAGGTGCAAGACACG CCAAACGCATGTGCAACCTTCAACTTCCTGACGAGTGAGCGAAGAGTGACAGCTGCTGGTCTGATCCCTCCACCTGTCAGCACAGCCCTGGATGTAATGTGGGAATAA
- the zgc:112334 gene encoding rab GDP dissociation inhibitor beta: protein MQEFDIIVLGTGLKECVLSGLMSQSGKKVLHIDKNPYYGGESASISPLEELYKRFKVPGPAKFMDRGKEWNIDLIPKFFLAGGHLVKILVHTEVTRYLDFKVVEGSYAYKAGKVHKVPATEEDAQASDLMGMFDKRRFRKLLLFALNFDERSPRTYQDVDPKKTTTRDLFCRFDLGLDVMEFTGHAIALHTSDSYLDQPCVETVRRIRLYSESLSRHNTSPYLYPVYGLGELPQGFTRLSAEYGGTFLSNRAVDEIVMDNGKVKAVKSEGKLFHCKQLICDPSYVPNRVRRVGRVIRVICLLNHPVKNTHEASSCQIIIPQAQLNRKSDIYISVVSYAHNVASDGMYIATVSTTTETSQPEKEVQPGLDLLEPIMQKFVSVSNLLVPYEDGRESQIFVSRSYDATNHFETECEDIVDLYHRITGAELCFGGSQRHNSDDD, encoded by the exons ATGCAGGAATTTGATATCATTGTGCTTGGAACTGGACTTAAG GAATGCGTCCTCTCTGGTTTGATGTCTCAAAGCGGTAAAAAGGTTCTTCACATTGACAAAAATCCCTACTATGGAGGAGAGAGTGCCTCCATTTCTCCCCTTGAGGAG CTGTACAAGAGGTTTAAGGTTCCAGGTCCTGCTAAATTCATGGACCGTGGGAAAGAGTGGAACATTGACCTCATCCCCAAATTTTTTCTTGCCGGTG GTCACCTGGTGAAGATCTTGGTGCACACTGAAGTTACTCGGTATCTGGACTTCAAAGTCGTTGAAGGCAGTTATGCATACAAAGCAGGAAAAGTGCACAAAGTCCCCGCCACAGAGGAAGATGCCCAGGCTTCGG ACTTGATGGGCATGTTTGACAAGAGACGGTTCaggaagctgctgctcttcGCCCTGAACTTTGACGAGAGAAGCCCACGCACCTACCAGGATGTGGATCCTAAAAAAACGACCACACGGGACCTTTTCTGCCGCTTTGACCTGGGATTGGATGTTATGGAGTTCACGGGTCACGCCATAGCCTTACACACCAGTGACAG TTACCTGGACCAGCCCTGTGTGGAAACCGTCAGACGGATCAGGTTGTACTCGGAGTCTTTGTCCCGCCACAACACCAGTCCATACCTCTACCCTGTATACGGGCTGGGAGAACTGCCACAGGGATTTACCAG actaAGTGCAGAGTACGGAGGAACTTTCCTGTCAAACAGAGCGGTGGATGAGATTGTGATGGACAACGGCAAAGTAAAAGCTGTGAAATCTGAGGGGAAG CTGTTCCATTGTAAACAGCTGATCTGCGATCCCAGCTACGTTCCCAATCGAGTGAGGAGAGTGGGACGTGTCATAAGGGTCATCTGTTTATTAAATCATCCGGTTAAAAACACCCACGAGGCCAGCTCCTGTCAAATCATCATCCCTCAAGCTCAACTCAACAGGAAATCAG ACATTTACATATCTGTAGTGTCCTATGCCCACAATGTGGCCTCCGATGGGATGTACATCGCCACAGTGAGCACGACTACAGAAACCAGCCAGCCAGAGAAGGAGGTGCAGCCTGGGCTGGATCTCCTGGAGCCTATCATGCAAAA ATTTGTTTCAGTCAGCAACCTGCTAGTTCCCTACgaagatggaagagagagtCAG ATATTTGTGTCGCGCTCATACGATGCAACAAACCACTTTGAGACTGAATGTGAAGACATCGTAGACCTGTACCACCGGATCACAGGAGCAGAGCTCTGCTTCGGAGGATCACAGAGACACAACTCTGATGACGACTGA